The Martelella mediterranea DSM 17316 nucleotide sequence TCAAGCCGATCAGCGAGATCATCCGCCCGACCAATTTTCCCGGGCTCGACATCGTACCGGCCAATCTCGAGCTGCAGGAATATGAATATGAAACGCCGCTAGCGGCCACCGACCGGTCGTCCCAGGAAGGTCGGCTGTTCTTCACCCGCCTCACGCGAGCGCTGAAGGAGGTCGAAGCCGATTATGATGTGGTGGTGATCGATTGCCCGCCGCAGCTTGGCTATCTCACGCTGACGGCCCTGACCGCCTCCACCTCGGTCCTAATCACGGTGCATCCGCAGATGCTCGATATCCTGTCGATGAGCCAGTTTCTGCTGATGCTTGGCGGAATTCTCGATTCGATCCGCGGGGTCGGTGCCAGCGTCAAGCTCAACTGGTTCCGCTATCTGGTGACCCGTTATGAGCCCACGGATGGACCGCAGGCGCAGATGGTCGGCTTCATGCAGGCGATGTTCGGCAGCCGGATGCTGAAGAATCATATGGTGAAGTCCACAGCCATTTCCGATGCGGGCATTACCAAGCAGACGCTTTATGAGGTGGAACGCGTGCAGTTTACGCGGACGACCTATGACCGAGCGATCGGCTGCCTCAACGACGTCAATGGCGAGATCGCCGACCTCATCCACGAAGCATGGGGGCGCAAGTGATGTTGCCAGCCGTACGGACAGCCGGATTTTTGCACATATTCAAACGCTTATCGATTGATCGGGGAGGCTGATATGGCACGCAAGCACCTTTTGAACCATATCATCAACCCGAAGGAAGCGGGCGACAAGCCCGAGGGCGAGCGCGACGGGCGCTCTGCCTATGCGCTGCGCGGCGCCTCGCGCTCAATGTTGCAGTCGCTTGAGGAAATGGCAGAGAATTCGCTCAGGGTTCAGGATGGCGAGATGATCGTCATGCTGGATCCGAACGATATCGATCCGTCGCCCTATGTCGATCGTATCGAGGAAGACGGCGAGGCTTTCAATGTTCTCGTCGAAGCCATTCGCGAGGCCGGCCAGATTTCGCCGGTACTCGTGCGGCCCAACCCGGAGAAGCCCGGCCGCTTCATTCTCGTCTATGGTCATCGCCGCACGCGCGCTGCAAAAACACTCGGCATCAAGGTCCGCGCGATCATTCGCGAAATCGAGGACCTTGCCCATGTCGTGGCGCAGGGGCAGGAGAATACGGCGCGCGCGGACCTGTCCTTCATCGAAAAGGCGCTGTTTGCCAGCCGGCTGCAGCAATCCGGTATAGACAGGCAGGCTATCCGTCAGGCGCTCAGCATCGACAATGCCATGCTTTCGCGTATGTTCTCGATCGCGGAAGGTATTCCGACGGACATTCTCGAACAGATCGGCGCGGCCAAAGGCATTGGCCGGGATCGCTGGGACGAGCTCAAGCGCTTGCTTTTGCCCCCGGCAAAGCTGGAACAGGCGCGTCAGTTTATGGCGGAGGAGCCTTTTCAGGAGCTCTCCTCGCCGGATCGGTGCCTGGCGCTGCTGGAAGAACTGAAGCGCAAGGGAAGGCGGGCGAAGCCGAAGAATAGCAGCGAAAAGAAATGGTCGCTGGGCGAGAACAAGATGAGCGTGACCACGAAGCACGCCGCAAACGGCTTTTCTCTCTCACTCAAGGCCACGGATGCAGATGCCTTTGGCACCTATCTTTCCGGTCAACTGGAAGAGCTTTACGCCGAATTTCAAAGCCAGCAGAAGAAAGGATAACGCGCAAAAGAAAAAAGGCCCCCAAACGACGAGCGTCCGGAAGCCGATTTGTAACTAGCACCTACTGATTCGCATTTCCGGCCGTCCCAGTCAAGAGGCTGCAGTTCATTCCGTGGACTGCGGACGGGATTTCTTTTGCCTTTTTGAAAGGTGAACCTATGGACAATGCGATGACAACGACGCCCTTTGGGCGGCGGCCGATGTCGCTCGCGATGCTTTCAAACCAGAAAGTGGCGCGGGAGGCCCCGAAGGGGGCGCGGCTCAACAAGTGGAAACTGTTTCATACCGTGCGGGAAGCACGTACGGCGTTGGGGGCGAGCGATCGCGGCCTTGCGATCCTGAACGCGCTTTTGACCTTTTATCCCGAGAACGAACTCTGCGAGGAGACCGGCTTCGTGGTCTGGCCCTCCAACGAGCAGTTGATCGCGCGCGCCAACGGCATCTCGCCGGCGACGCTGCGCCGTCACCTGGCCGTCCTGGTCGAGTGCGGGTTGATCATCCGGCGCGACAGTCCGAACGGCAAGCGCTTCGCCAGGAAGGGCAGGGGAGGGCAGGTCGAGCAGGCCTATGGCTTCGACCTGTCGCCGCTGGTGGCCAGGGCGGCCGAGTTCGAGGCGATGGCCGCGCGGATCGCCGAGGAGCGCCTGGCGCTGAAATGCGCCCGCGAACGGCTGACATTGCTGCGCCGGGACATCGTCAAGATGATCGAGGCCGGGCTCGATGAGGGCGTTCCGGGCGACTGGGCGAAGATGAGCCGTGTTTACCGCGACATCATTGACCGGCTACCGCGCCTTCCAGACCTGGCGATCGCCGAAGATATTTGCGATGCCCTGGCTCTGCTGCATGAGGAAGTGCGTGAGACATTGGAATTTCACGTAAATTCGCAAAAAATAAACGCCAATGAGTCTCATGCTGAGCGCCACAAACAGAATTCAAACCCAGAATCCCAATCTGAATCTGAATATGGCTTAAGAAATAAATCAGAAGCGAGCGGCAGCGCCGACGAAACCGACAACCTGCACAGCCTGCCGAAGCGGGAATTGCCGCTGGCACTGGTGCTGGATGCCTGCGAGGGCTTTCGGGATCTGGCAAAGGGAGGCTCGATCCGTAACTGGCGGGACTTCCTGGGCATCGCCGAGATCGCCCGGCCAATGCTGGGCGTCAGCCCCAGCGCCTGGCGGGAGGCGGCCGAAATCATGGGCGACAAACAGGCCGCGATCACGTTGGCAGCGATCTACCAGCGCGGCGAGGCCGTCGTCAGCCCCGGCGGCTATCTCCGCAACCTGACGGAACGGGCGAGGGATGGCCAGTTCTCCGTCTGGCCGATGGTCATGGCGCTGCTGAGGGCAAGGATCGAGGCAGGGAATGCCACGCAGACACCGCCTACCGATGACGACGGGACAGGGGAGGACGGCCGTGACGATGGGTTGACCGTTTCTTCCGCTCTCGCCCGCTCCCTGAAGAAGCCGCGATCGTGATCCTGTCAGCGGTTCGTCTTGCGCGGCGGATCATGATCGGCGAAACGACCGCATGACCGCGACGTCTTCCGATTGTTCACGCGCTGTTTTCGTCGCTGAGTCGTGCCAGATAGTCCCGCAGCAAACTCGCCCGCCGGGGCCGAAAACTGGCGCCCCTACCCGAAAGGCTTTCGATCCGGTCGACCCGGAACATCCGGAAGTCATCGCGCAGGCAACACCAGGCCAGAACCGTCAGGACGCGTTCGCTGTACATGATGGCAAGGGGACGAATGAGGCGCCGGCTGGCAACGCCGGCCTGATCGCGGTAGCCGATTTCGATCTCGTACTCATCCCAGCACGCTTGCCGAAGGGTGGGCAGGCAGGGATGCGCGTCGTAGCGTCCAGCGGGCCGATAGACATGGGATATCGCATGCAGCAAATGTTGCTCGCTGTCATCGGGCAAGGTCGCGGCAATCTTGGCAAGAACGGCCTCGGCGGCACGCGCCAGGTCCGGGTCGCCCATATGGCGCACTTCCCCCAGACCCACGGTCATCGCCTCGATTTCCAGACGATCGAAGGTCTGCGGCGGCAGGGCGTAGTCCTCTATCAGGCGATAGCCATAACCGCGTTCTCCTTCGATTCTAGCGCCCGACAATCGCAACAGTTCGATATCGCGATAGATCGACCTCACGGATACGCCGCGTTCGGCCGCCAGGCGTTTCGCCGTGACCGGCGGCGCCATGACGCGCATAAGCTGAAG carries:
- the repA gene encoding plasmid partitioning protein RepA is translated as MTTQSVPNTGKTDFADEILDQGKLISDKLDLLRIEQFPPNAQKGLRLFGIAEVAEFLGVTQNHIKKLHLEGKGPSPVVSASGRRSYSAEQILELRRFLDKNGRSEKFYVPHRRPGDDLQILSVVNFKGGSGKTTTTAHLAQYLALTGHRVLAIDLDPQASLTALHGIQPELDNSPSLFEALRYDDEIKPISEIIRPTNFPGLDIVPANLELQEYEYETPLAATDRSSQEGRLFFTRLTRALKEVEADYDVVVIDCPPQLGYLTLTALTASTSVLITVHPQMLDILSMSQFLLMLGGILDSIRGVGASVKLNWFRYLVTRYEPTDGPQAQMVGFMQAMFGSRMLKNHMVKSTAISDAGITKQTLYEVERVQFTRTTYDRAIGCLNDVNGEIADLIHEAWGRK
- a CDS encoding helix-turn-helix transcriptional regulator; the protein is MSGPDRLLRLLQLMRVMAPPVTAKRLAAERGVSVRSIYRDIELLRLSGARIEGERGYGYRLIEDYALPPQTFDRLEIEAMTVGLGEVRHMGDPDLARAAEAVLAKIAATLPDDSEQHLLHAISHVYRPAGRYDAHPCLPTLRQACWDEYEIEIGYRDQAGVASRRLIRPLAIMYSERVLTVLAWCCLRDDFRMFRVDRIESLSGRGASFRPRRASLLRDYLARLSDENSA
- the repC gene encoding plasmid replication protein RepC; amino-acid sequence: MDNAMTTTPFGRRPMSLAMLSNQKVAREAPKGARLNKWKLFHTVREARTALGASDRGLAILNALLTFYPENELCEETGFVVWPSNEQLIARANGISPATLRRHLAVLVECGLIIRRDSPNGKRFARKGRGGQVEQAYGFDLSPLVARAAEFEAMAARIAEERLALKCARERLTLLRRDIVKMIEAGLDEGVPGDWAKMSRVYRDIIDRLPRLPDLAIAEDICDALALLHEEVRETLEFHVNSQKINANESHAERHKQNSNPESQSESEYGLRNKSEASGSADETDNLHSLPKRELPLALVLDACEGFRDLAKGGSIRNWRDFLGIAEIARPMLGVSPSAWREAAEIMGDKQAAITLAAIYQRGEAVVSPGGYLRNLTERARDGQFSVWPMVMALLRARIEAGNATQTPPTDDDGTGEDGRDDGLTVSSALARSLKKPRS
- the repB gene encoding plasmid partitioning protein RepB, coding for MARKHLLNHIINPKEAGDKPEGERDGRSAYALRGASRSMLQSLEEMAENSLRVQDGEMIVMLDPNDIDPSPYVDRIEEDGEAFNVLVEAIREAGQISPVLVRPNPEKPGRFILVYGHRRTRAAKTLGIKVRAIIREIEDLAHVVAQGQENTARADLSFIEKALFASRLQQSGIDRQAIRQALSIDNAMLSRMFSIAEGIPTDILEQIGAAKGIGRDRWDELKRLLLPPAKLEQARQFMAEEPFQELSSPDRCLALLEELKRKGRRAKPKNSSEKKWSLGENKMSVTTKHAANGFSLSLKATDADAFGTYLSGQLEELYAEFQSQQKKG